A DNA window from Maribellus comscasis contains the following coding sequences:
- a CDS encoding tyrosine-type recombinase/integrase: protein MEELKERKKEKRDIKSLLNPEQTPVLLFVSFDRKHRFKCKTDLQVFPVHWDFTRQQLKWQAPGAQAFNQRLGNLLRDVQGEYNHLMNENSLISFEEIRMNIQEFVSDNQAPKFNDENSFFLVYDEFIRRKKNELSHRTIQKFETSKNLLKKYTERYYRRFTFETIDLDFIDAYKHYLQYEAKNQKSEESGFRDDTVAKYIENLKNFLKWSYERRKHSNTIFQHSEFRAKRDSNLDIVTLSLQELRTLYNKDLSEHESLERVRDIFCFGAFTGQRWSDISAFKKEDLDSDTWIFKAYKTKKETIIPLVGYAAPALDILKKYDYKLPEISNQKFNDYIKLAAEKAELNRTVKITRYQGTQKIEIVKPLHKAISSHMARRTCVSILLNIYKMPVNQVMEITGHTDYKTLKRYIDEDKQALRQNLEQTKSINEVLKVVKSA from the coding sequence ATGGAAGAATTAAAAGAGAGGAAAAAAGAAAAAAGGGATATCAAATCATTGCTGAATCCTGAACAAACACCGGTTCTATTATTTGTGAGTTTTGACCGGAAACACAGATTTAAATGCAAAACGGACCTGCAGGTGTTTCCTGTTCATTGGGATTTTACCCGTCAGCAATTAAAATGGCAGGCTCCGGGAGCGCAGGCGTTTAATCAACGGTTAGGGAATCTCCTAAGGGATGTTCAGGGAGAATATAATCATTTAATGAATGAAAATTCTCTCATATCATTCGAAGAAATCAGAATGAATATTCAGGAGTTTGTTTCCGACAATCAGGCACCGAAATTTAATGATGAGAACAGCTTTTTCCTTGTTTACGATGAGTTTATTCGAAGGAAAAAGAACGAGCTTAGTCACCGGACAATCCAAAAATTTGAAACATCCAAAAATTTACTTAAGAAATATACAGAGCGATACTATCGTCGGTTTACCTTCGAAACTATTGATTTGGATTTTATTGACGCTTATAAACACTATTTGCAATATGAAGCAAAAAATCAGAAGTCAGAAGAATCCGGATTTAGGGATGATACCGTGGCAAAGTATATTGAAAATTTAAAGAACTTCTTAAAATGGAGTTACGAACGTAGAAAGCATTCAAATACAATCTTCCAGCACTCTGAGTTTAGGGCAAAGCGTGATTCAAACCTGGATATTGTGACTCTTTCCCTTCAGGAACTAAGAACGCTATACAACAAAGATTTAAGCGAACATGAAAGTTTAGAACGAGTAAGAGATATTTTTTGTTTTGGCGCTTTTACCGGGCAACGATGGTCAGATATCTCAGCATTTAAAAAGGAGGATTTAGATAGTGATACCTGGATATTTAAAGCTTACAAAACCAAGAAGGAAACTATTATACCACTTGTGGGGTATGCAGCACCGGCACTTGATATCTTGAAAAAGTACGATTACAAACTTCCCGAAATAAGCAACCAGAAATTTAATGACTATATTAAACTGGCCGCAGAGAAGGCAGAATTAAACCGTACAGTCAAAATCACCCGTTACCAGGGAACTCAGAAAATTGAAATTGTAAAACCACTTCATAAAGCGATTTCTTCACATATGGCCCGGAGAACATGTGTGTCAATTTTATTAAACATTTACAAAATGCCAGTTAACCAGGTGATGGAAATAACTGGACATACAGACTATAAAACTTTAAAACGATATATAGATGAAGATAAACAAGCATTGCGACAGAACCTTGAACAAACGAAAAGCATAAATGAAGTATTGAAAGTTGTAAAGTCAGCCTAA